Proteins encoded within one genomic window of Manis pentadactyla isolate mManPen7 chromosome 4, mManPen7.hap1, whole genome shotgun sequence:
- the LUZP1 gene encoding leucine zipper protein 1: MAEFTSYKDTASSRHLRFKLQSLGRRLDELEEATKNLQKAEDELLDLQDKVIQAEGSNSSMLAEIEVLRQRVLRIEGKDEEIKRAEDLCQLMKEKLEEEENLTRGLKSEIERLQTRMAELEKLEEAFSRSKNDCTQLCLSLNEERNLTKKISSELEMLRFKVKELESSEDRLDKTEQSLVSELEKLKSLTLNFVSERKYLNEKEKENEKLIKELTQKLEQNKKMNRDYTRNASNLLERNDLRIEDGVSSTLPSKESRRKGTLDFLKQVENETRNRSENEKNRNQEDNKVKDLNQEIEKLKTQIKHFESLEDELKKMRAKNNDLQDNYLSEQNKNKLLASQLEEIKLQIKKQKELENGEVGGEDAFLSSRGRHERTKLRGHGNEASASKHTPREMSPQHKRERHRNREFALNNENYFLGSRQVSSPCFPNRRAAKASNIGTGADSGAQEAKRTEDQFASGSSQSEGRKSREQPPVLSRYPPAAQEHSKAWKGAPKPGAEGGLKGKVERTTRTFSDAAHGSLPSDVLRRADKSSDISTEGLFGKRGQVLGNGSQITQASDAGSSKAIGALASSRRSSSEGLSKGRKAASGLETDASSPNSKPPLLSKYPYSSRSQENILQGFSTPNKEGVDRPVAAVMEDSSQHEALRCRVIKSSGSERPESDDDLDMASLVTAKLVNTTITPEPEPKQESNSREKAKSRGGLRTALFENDKDAGTENESMKPVRAPTNAMEFPDADGAAVKSQQPFSPREALRSRAIIKPVIIDKDVKKVMGGSGTESLLEKQKSTSKPGPNKVTSSITIYPSDSSSPRATPGEAPRERHMSTSNIQVGPPELTSVSNHISSPFELSIHKRDITLQFTEAERMGDGPLKNRPETVVSRSSIIIKPSDPVERNSHAPPAETIRWKSHSAPSEVGSSDARHVTVRNAWKGRRDLNSLEEPSTRIGKNVESTNAYIQRLSTDFADPEQPRLYLLEQGTRKVGNSGDVSEPFSRRTQSSLTVSEVLTRRSRAGEAVAAAAWNLSAGMEEGDDCTFSVYRRPHNPLGRSELPGKQGLLEAGQGQAEERLRPVRPCAEEN, from the exons ATGGCTGAATTTACAAGCTACAAGGATACTGCCTCCAGCCGCCACCTGCGGTTTAAGTTACAGAGTCTAGGCCGCCGCCTTGATGAGTTAGAGGAAGCCACAAAAAACCTGCAGAAAGCAGAGGACGAGCTCCTGGATCTCCAGGACAAGGTGATTCAGGCAGAAGGCAGCAATTCCAGCATGCTGGCTGAGATTGAGGTGCTGCGCCAGCGAGTACTGAGAATCGAAGGTAAAGACGAGGAAATTAAGAGGGCAGAGGATCTGTGTCAGCTGATGAAGGAGAAACTTGAAGAGGAGGAAAACCTTACCCGGGGGCTGAAATCTGAGATTGAACGGCTTCAGACACGAATGGCGGAACTAGAGAAGCTAGAGGAGGCCTTCAGCAGGAGCAAGAACGACTGTACCCAACTCTGTCTGAGCCTGAATGAGGAGCGAAACCTGACAAAGAAAATCTCCTCTGAGCTGGAAATGCTCCGGTTCAAAGTGAAAGAACTGGAATCTTCTGAGGACCGCCTGGATAAAACCGAGCAGAGTTTAGTGTCAGAGTTAGAAAAGCTGAAATCATTAACTCTGAACTTTGTAAGTGAGAGAAAGTACTtgaatgaaaaggagaaagaaaatgagaaactgaTAAAAGAGCTCACTCAAAAACtggaacagaacaaaaaaatgaacCGAGATTATACACGGAATGCTTCtaaccttctggaaaggaatgACCTCCGGATTGAGGACGGTGTCTCCTCCACACTGCCGTCcaaagaatcgaggaggaaggGCACTCTGGATTTTCTCAAGCAGGTAGAGAATGAAACAAGAAACAGATCAGAAAATGAGAAGAAccgaaatcaggaagacaacaaAGTCAAGGACCTTAACCAAGAGATTGAGAAACTTAAGACACAAATCAAGCATTTTGAATCTTTGGAAGACGAGCTTAAGAAAATGAGGGCCAAAAACAATGACCTTCAGGATAATTACCtgagtgaacaaaataaaaacaaactcttaGCCAGCCAGCTGGAGGAGATAAAGCTGCAAATCAAGAAACAGAAGGAGTTAGAGAATGGGGAAGTGGGGGGGGAGGACGCTTTCCTGTCCAGCAGAGGCAGGCACGAGAGGACTAAGCTTAGAGGCCACGGGAACGAGGCCTCTGCATCCAAGCACACGCCCCGGGAAATGTCCCCTCAGCATAAGCGGGAAAGGCACCGAAACAGGGAGTTCGCTCTCAACAATGAAAACTATTTTCTGGGCAGCAGGCAGGTTTCCTCTCCTTGTTTCCCCAACAGGCGGGCAGCCAAAGCTTCCAACATAGGGACAGGTGCAGACAGTGGAGCTCAGGAGGCAAAGAGAACTGAAGACCAATTCGCGTCCGGCTCCTCTCAGAGCGAAGGGAGGAAGTCCAGGGAGCAGCCGCCAGTACTCAGCCGCTACCCCCCCGCTGCTCAGGAGCACAGTAAAGCTTGGAAGGGGGCTCCCAAGCCAGGTGCTGAGGGTGGGCTAAAGGGAAAAGTGGAGAGGACGACGCGGACATTTAGTGATGCTGCCCATGGGTCTCTTCCCAGTGACGTACTGAGAAGAGCTGACAAGAGTTCTGACATCTCCACTGAAGGCCTCTTTGGCAAGAGGGGGCAGGTGCTTGGCAACGGAAGTCAGATAACTCAGGCTTCAGATGCTGGCAGTTCTAAGGCCATTGGAGCTCTGGCCTCATCTAGGAGATCTTCCTCAGAAGGGCTTTCTAAAGGCAGAAAGGCTGCCAGTGGCCTGGAGACTGATGCCAGTTCCCCAAATTCCAAGCCTCCACTTTTATCAAAGTATCCTTACAGCTCCAGAAGCCAAGAGAATATCCTTCAGGGCTTTTCAACCCCAAATAAAGAGGGAGTTGATCGGCCTGTAGCAGCTGTGATGGAAGACAGCAGTCAGCATGAGGCCCTAAGATGTCGAGTCATCAAATCCAGTGGCTCAGAGAGGCCAGAGTCAGATGACGATTTGGACATGGCATCTCTTGTTACTGCCAAGTTGGTAAACACAACCATCACTCCCGAGCCAGAGCCCAAACAAGAGTCCAACTCCAGAGAAAAAGCCAAATCCCGAGGGGGACTTAGAACCGCCCTGTTTGAGAATGATAAAGATGCTGGGACAGAAAATGAATCCATGAAACCTGTCAGAGCCCCCACCAATGCCATGGAGTTCCCAGATGCCGATGGGGCTGCGGTAAAAAGCCAACAGCCCTTCAGCCCCCGAGAAGCCTTACGGTCTAGAGCCATCATCAAACCTGTCATCATTGATAAGGATGTGAAAAAAGTCATGGGAGGATCTGGAACTGAGTCCCTGTTGGAGAAACAGAAGTCCACCTCCAAACCAGGGCCAAACAAAGTGACAAGCAGCATTACTATCTACCCCTCTGACAGCAGCAGCCCCAGGGCCACCCCAGGCGAGGCCCCACGTGAGAGGCACATGTCCACCAGCAACATTCAGGTTGGGCCACCGGAGCTCACGTCGGTTAGCAACCACATCAGCTCCCCCTTTGAGCTCTCCATTCACAAACGTGACATCACCCTGCAGTTCACAGAAGCTGAAAGAATGGGAGATGGGCCCCTGAAGAACAGGCCAGAAACAGTGGTCTCTCGGAGCAGCATCATAATCAAGCCGTCGGATCCTGTGGAGAGGAACAGCCATGCACCCCCAGCGGAGACAATCAGGTGGAAGAGCCACAGTGCCCCTTCAGAAGTGGGCTCTTCAGATGCCAGACACGTTACTGTGCGGAATGCCTGGAAGGGTAGGCGAGACTTGAACTCTTTAGAAGAACCCTCAACGCGGATAGGTAAAAATGTCGAATCTACTAATGCTTACATCCAGAGGCTTTCCACAGACTTTGCAGACCCTGAACAGCCCAGGCTATATCTTCTTGAGCAGGGCACTCGAAAGGTAGGAAATTCAGGGGATGTCTCTGAACCCTTCTCCAGAAGGACCCAAAGTAGCCTCACCGTGTCAGAGGTGCTCACGCGTCGGAGTCGGGCAGGAGAGGCGGTCGCGGCTGCAGCCTGGAATCTCTCAGCAGGCATG GAGGAAGGTGATGACTGCACATTCAGTGTCTACAGGCGACCGCACAACCCCCTGGGACGGTCTGAACTGCCTGGGAAGCAGGGGCTGCTGGAGGCTGGGCAAGGACAGGCCGAGGAACGGCTGCGGCCAGTCAGGCCCTGTGCTGAGGAAAACTGA